Proteins encoded by one window of Paenibacillus urinalis:
- a CDS encoding SDR family NAD(P)-dependent oxidoreductase, whose product MGMLKGRTAIVVGASSGVGYGCALRYAEEGANVLACSNEEEGLLQLAEEAAGLEGKIVTLVADVSKEEDLNNIVEKTISEFGRIEILACIAQGGLSHPTDLIHATSEYALESYTTGPLYTMLLMQKCFPYMKEQQYGRIITTSSGGAVSGTPGFASYAMAKGAIMSLTRVAAKEWAQYGITTNCFFPVIKARGFDMTPQGKAAMEELTRIIPVRYVGEAYRDCSPILAFMASEQAHYMNGQMIGIDGGLTLLA is encoded by the coding sequence ATGGGTATGCTTAAAGGTAGAACAGCAATTGTTGTCGGAGCGAGCTCCGGCGTGGGTTACGGCTGTGCCTTGCGTTATGCAGAAGAGGGAGCAAATGTACTGGCTTGCTCTAATGAAGAAGAAGGATTGCTCCAGCTTGCCGAAGAAGCAGCAGGCTTGGAAGGCAAAATAGTAACACTGGTTGCTGATGTATCCAAGGAAGAAGATCTGAATAATATTGTAGAAAAAACCATTTCCGAATTTGGAAGGATTGAAATTCTAGCTTGTATTGCACAGGGCGGGCTCAGCCATCCGACCGATTTGATACATGCAACTTCAGAATATGCCCTGGAGAGCTACACCACAGGTCCTCTATATACCATGCTTCTGATGCAGAAATGCTTCCCATATATGAAAGAACAGCAATATGGACGAATCATTACCACATCATCAGGTGGAGCCGTATCTGGCACTCCAGGATTCGCAAGTTACGCAATGGCGAAGGGAGCGATCATGTCTTTAACCCGAGTGGCAGCTAAAGAGTGGGCACAATACGGAATTACGACCAACTGCTTCTTCCCTGTTATCAAAGCACGCGGCTTTGATATGACTCCACAAGGAAAAGCTGCGATGGAAGAACTTACTAGAATTATACCTGTACGTTATGTTGGTGAAGCCTACAGAGATTGCAGTCCTATTCTTGCATTTATGGCAAGTGAACAAGCTCATTATATGAACGGCCAGATGATAGGTATTGACGGTGGACTTACTCTGCTGGCATAA
- a CDS encoding cysteine hydrolase family protein: MSVSQSKSALLVMDMQNNIVSRYVSNNELLYPFQQAVEAARRSDIMVIYAKVSFRSGYPEISPRNKMFGAIRARAGAVTVSEAMDIHEAVTPLPKEPVVTKLRVSAFAGSDLDIILRSNQIDTLILTGIATSGVVLSTLREAADKDYTLKVLSDACIDADEEVHRVLMEKVFPHQAEVLTVKDWVNTIR, encoded by the coding sequence ATGTCGGTTTCACAGAGCAAAAGCGCACTTCTTGTTATGGATATGCAAAACAACATTGTGTCACGCTACGTTAGCAATAATGAATTGCTGTATCCATTCCAGCAGGCTGTAGAAGCGGCACGCAGAAGTGACATCATGGTGATCTATGCCAAAGTTTCGTTTCGTTCGGGTTACCCCGAGATCAGTCCAAGGAATAAAATGTTCGGGGCAATCAGAGCCCGTGCAGGAGCTGTAACTGTGAGTGAAGCAATGGACATCCATGAAGCGGTAACCCCTCTTCCAAAGGAGCCTGTTGTGACCAAGCTTCGAGTGAGTGCTTTTGCAGGGAGTGATCTAGACATCATTCTTCGGTCCAATCAGATCGACACACTCATTCTGACCGGTATAGCCACTAGTGGAGTTGTACTATCCACTTTACGAGAAGCCGCAGATAAAGATTACACGTTGAAGGTGCTCTCTGACGCATGTATCGATGCAGATGAAGAAGTACATCGTGTTCTGATGGAAAAGGTGTTCCCTCATCAAGCAGAAGTACTCACTGTAAAAGATTGGGTGAATACGATAAGGTAA
- a CDS encoding macrolide family glycosyltransferase: protein MSKIIFFSIPAHGHTNPTLPVVRELVNRGHEVWYYSFLEFQEKIQAAGASFIACDEYLPKLSPEELDRKAGKDFAALIEMVADTTIALDAKVCKELQEYQPDCIVSDSLSFWGKLFAKKLNIPYICSTTTFAFNQHTARLMKRSFWELLRMVLGMPRINKKMKMLRDHGYDVRSFISIVQNDNDTNTIVYTSKEFQPMANTFSERYAFVGPSIRTLSPQENNIKDRQVIYISLGTVLNKNREFYNNCINAFAQSNYTVVMSVGEKTEIKSLGIIPNNFVVRNTVDQISVLQTADAFITHSGMNSVSESLYFGVPMVLFPQHSEQKMVANRVAELGAGVLLKGKKRADLAASVTEVLTNLKYEENAKKLSKSLRNAGGAVEAANVILEQAQSAY, encoded by the coding sequence ATGAGTAAAATTATCTTTTTCTCGATACCCGCTCATGGTCATACCAACCCGACTCTTCCCGTTGTTAGAGAATTAGTCAATCGAGGACACGAGGTATGGTACTATTCGTTTCTCGAATTTCAAGAGAAGATTCAAGCCGCTGGTGCTTCATTTATAGCCTGTGATGAATATTTGCCCAAGCTGTCACCCGAAGAACTGGATCGCAAGGCCGGTAAAGATTTTGCAGCATTGATTGAAATGGTTGCCGATACGACCATAGCTTTAGATGCGAAGGTATGCAAGGAATTACAGGAGTATCAGCCCGATTGTATAGTATCGGATTCTTTAAGTTTTTGGGGGAAGCTCTTTGCCAAAAAATTAAACATTCCCTATATATGCTCGACAACTACTTTTGCGTTTAATCAACATACAGCCAGGCTGATGAAGCGGAGCTTCTGGGAACTATTGAGGATGGTCTTAGGTATGCCCCGAATCAATAAAAAAATGAAGATGCTTAGGGATCACGGCTATGATGTGAGAAGTTTTATATCCATTGTTCAAAACGATAATGATACTAACACAATTGTATACACGTCGAAGGAATTTCAACCGATGGCGAATACCTTTTCTGAACGGTATGCCTTTGTTGGTCCTTCCATTAGAACGTTGTCACCACAGGAGAACAATATAAAGGATAGACAAGTAATCTATATTTCCCTCGGCACCGTTCTTAATAAAAATCGTGAGTTCTATAATAATTGCATCAACGCATTTGCACAATCCAATTATACGGTTGTAATGTCCGTGGGTGAGAAGACAGAGATTAAATCACTCGGTATAATTCCTAATAATTTCGTTGTAAGGAACACGGTCGATCAGATCTCTGTATTGCAAACTGCAGATGCGTTCATTACACATAGCGGTATGAACAGTGTGAGTGAAAGCTTGTATTTCGGTGTTCCCATGGTGTTATTTCCACAACACAGCGAACAAAAAATGGTTGCCAATCGGGTAGCTGAACTGGGAGCGGGCGTATTGCTGAAAGGGAAGAAGCGAGCAGATCTGGCGGCATCAGTAACCGAGGTGCTGACAAATTTGAAATATGAGGAAAACGCGAAGAAGCTATCAAAATCCTTACGGAATGCAGGAGGAGCGGTTGAAGCGGCGAATGTTATTCTGGAGCAGGCCCAGTCAGCTTATTGA
- a CDS encoding helix-turn-helix transcriptional regulator: MIDMNIRTFRKKLKLSQEQLAEKVNVSRQTVAKWENGEAVPDIYKGKLLSEIFQVTLDQLSRSMSEEEVDQVAPRGKHFFGVVKVGERGQIVIPKQAREMYQIHAGDKLVVLGEDATRGIAVLKSDGFLQFADMIRTSEIMEEGIE, translated from the coding sequence ATGATTGATATGAATATTCGTACTTTTCGCAAAAAGCTTAAATTAAGCCAGGAACAATTGGCAGAGAAGGTAAATGTGTCACGACAGACGGTAGCAAAATGGGAGAATGGAGAAGCCGTGCCCGATATATATAAAGGCAAATTGCTTTCTGAGATTTTTCAAGTCACACTGGATCAGCTCTCTCGCAGTATGAGCGAAGAAGAGGTGGACCAGGTTGCTCCTAGGGGGAAGCATTTTTTTGGTGTGGTAAAAGTAGGAGAACGAGGACAGATTGTGATTCCCAAGCAGGCACGAGAAATGTATCAAATTCATGCAGGTGATAAGCTGGTGGTGTTGGGAGAAGACGCAACGAGAGGTATTGCTGTTTTGAAAAGTGACGGTTTCCTGCAATTTGCAGATATGATTAGGACATCCGAAATCATGGAGGAGGGAATAGAATGA
- a CDS encoding PadR family transcriptional regulator: MEVQIYILSKLMEGNNYPYLLKKQLSEPIPFDEFTGLTESKLYYHFEVLAKQGLIEVVEVVREEHRPDKQVFAITSKGREELPKKIYKLFENAVHVGGMTIGIANLQYVDRDKVVAILEKKLQKYQDRWEQISHFEQYLEVDEHKKRFVDFMTSYSSSKTKHTTDWLEQLISLIKDGAV; encoded by the coding sequence ATGGAAGTTCAAATTTATATTCTAAGCAAGCTGATGGAAGGCAATAATTATCCTTACCTCTTGAAGAAGCAACTGTCGGAGCCGATTCCATTTGATGAATTTACAGGCTTAACCGAAAGCAAGCTGTATTATCACTTTGAAGTGTTGGCGAAGCAAGGCTTGATTGAAGTCGTGGAAGTGGTTCGTGAAGAGCACCGGCCAGATAAACAGGTGTTTGCCATTACATCCAAGGGCCGGGAGGAGCTCCCCAAGAAAATCTACAAGTTGTTCGAAAATGCGGTTCATGTGGGTGGAATGACAATTGGCATTGCTAATTTGCAGTACGTCGATCGGGACAAAGTTGTTGCTATTTTGGAGAAAAAGCTGCAAAAATATCAAGATCGCTGGGAGCAAATTTCTCATTTTGAGCAGTATTTAGAAGTAGATGAACATAAAAAAAGATTTGTGGATTTCATGACCAGCTATTCATCAAGCAAGACGAAGCATACCACCGATTGGCTCGAACAATTAATTTCCCTTATTAAAGATGGAGCAGTATAG
- a CDS encoding YhgE/Pip domain-containing protein, translated as MKFKSFLKTRGAIAAIFMGIFYAVAMLGIFLPGYTAIPNNIDKLPVAIVNEDAGEYGGTIAEQLQENLPFEEISTNLTNAEALAQLEDNDLALVIHIPETFSQDLQSGDVSSSIDFTTNAAGATVVSSSMTSIVSEINNQLSTQFSTQTAQNILMTLNVPEDQAAAMAEKIETTYVGNSVTINEIPAGMHNNMLPMFLTMAGYVGAMIGAMQLVGSYKANRGTTSKWRLFLYVQITALLIATVSSVAALGISYAVNNYGADTFFTLWGHQILNYMVCFNFTAILIFLVGEGGMILNMPILLLQTIANGATIPRDMMYLPYEWMSYISPMYYAVQANFELLFTDNSSAYHHWMMAAVGGGALLINMLIVAFLHKSKAVDEPVQDSITEEMVQPNVKKALK; from the coding sequence ATGAAGTTTAAGTCGTTTTTAAAAACAAGAGGAGCGATTGCTGCCATTTTTATGGGGATTTTTTACGCGGTTGCGATGCTGGGAATATTTCTCCCTGGATATACTGCAATTCCGAACAACATCGATAAACTCCCGGTAGCGATCGTAAATGAAGATGCGGGAGAGTATGGAGGAACGATTGCTGAGCAGCTACAAGAGAATTTGCCATTTGAAGAGATTTCAACGAATTTAACAAATGCAGAGGCTTTAGCTCAGTTAGAAGATAATGATCTGGCACTGGTGATTCATATTCCGGAGACGTTCTCACAGGATTTGCAGAGCGGGGATGTGTCATCCAGCATTGACTTTACAACAAATGCGGCAGGAGCGACCGTCGTCTCCTCGTCCATGACATCCATTGTCAGTGAAATCAACAATCAATTAAGTACTCAGTTTTCAACCCAAACCGCACAAAATATATTAATGACGTTAAATGTTCCGGAGGATCAAGCGGCTGCAATGGCCGAGAAGATCGAAACGACCTATGTCGGAAACTCCGTAACCATTAACGAAATTCCTGCAGGAATGCATAACAATATGCTGCCGATGTTTTTGACAATGGCAGGTTATGTTGGGGCAATGATCGGAGCTATGCAGCTGGTCGGCTCCTATAAGGCTAATCGGGGAACAACAAGCAAGTGGCGTTTATTCCTGTATGTTCAGATTACCGCTTTACTTATTGCAACAGTATCGTCTGTGGCAGCACTTGGCATTTCGTATGCTGTAAACAATTACGGAGCAGACACATTCTTCACACTGTGGGGTCACCAAATCCTGAACTATATGGTATGCTTCAACTTCACGGCGATCTTGATCTTCCTGGTAGGTGAAGGGGGCATGATACTTAATATGCCGATTCTACTCCTTCAAACGATTGCTAATGGAGCAACCATCCCGCGGGATATGATGTATCTGCCTTATGAATGGATGAGTTATATTTCACCGATGTACTATGCTGTACAGGCAAACTTTGAACTACTGTTCACAGATAACAGCTCCGCGTATCATCACTGGATGATGGCCGCTGTAGGTGGAGGAGCTCTGCTCATTAACATGCTGATTGTGGCGTTCCTGCATAAGTCTAAGGCAGTAGATGAACCGGTACAAGATTCAATAACGGAAGAAATGGTACAGCCAAATGTGAAAAAAGCTTTGAAATGA